From one Candidatus Methanoplasma termitum genomic stretch:
- the rtcA gene encoding RNA 3'-terminal phosphate cyclase, with protein sequence MLEIDSSRGEGGGQMVRTSVALAAITGMPTKLTRIRETRPTNGLSKQHTTAISAVAMMTGSTADGNTIGSSELTFYPGKEEHSNLKMDIGSAGSISLVLQAILLAARNNKKRLMVDITGGTNVMWAPPLDSYELVLFPLMKKMGINAHLNIIERGFYPIGGGHVVVTQDPIGKISPLEVNTLGRLNYIKIRCFTQHLSDRIGKEMTDACVKTLGDKYDVEVEVKNCTGNSRGAGLVLVANYENGKLSSNVLTSRGHSTEQSGIDAANDLLREMEAGSTMDVHTADQLLPYMAMACGKSSFIVSRISKHLLSQMDTLESFLDVRFGVERKSDGYHFSVSSEGYP encoded by the coding sequence ATGCTTGAGATCGACAGTTCCAGAGGAGAAGGCGGCGGACAGATGGTCAGAACATCGGTGGCCCTGGCCGCCATCACCGGGATGCCGACCAAACTGACAAGGATACGTGAAACGAGGCCGACCAACGGCCTTTCCAAACAGCACACCACCGCCATCAGCGCGGTTGCGATGATGACCGGATCGACCGCGGATGGGAACACGATAGGGTCCAGCGAGCTTACGTTCTACCCCGGCAAAGAGGAACACTCCAATTTAAAAATGGATATCGGGTCGGCGGGCAGCATCAGCTTGGTACTGCAGGCGATCCTCCTTGCGGCACGGAACAACAAAAAAAGACTTATGGTGGATATCACCGGCGGGACCAACGTTATGTGGGCCCCTCCCCTCGACTCCTACGAACTTGTGCTTTTCCCGCTCATGAAAAAGATGGGCATAAACGCTCACCTGAATATAATCGAAAGAGGATTCTATCCCATCGGCGGGGGGCACGTTGTCGTCACCCAGGATCCGATAGGGAAGATCAGTCCGCTTGAGGTCAATACTCTGGGCAGGCTGAATTACATAAAGATAAGATGTTTCACTCAGCACCTTTCGGACAGGATAGGGAAGGAAATGACAGATGCCTGCGTCAAGACCCTCGGCGATAAATACGACGTTGAGGTCGAGGTCAAGAACTGCACAGGCAACTCAAGAGGCGCCGGGTTGGTCCTTGTTGCGAACTACGAGAACGGCAAGTTATCAAGCAACGTACTGACTTCAAGGGGTCATTCCACCGAACAATCCGGAATAGATGCAGCCAACGACCTGCTGAGGGAGATGGAAGCGGGTTCGACTATGGACGTGCACACCGCCGATCAACTCCTGCCTTACATGGCAATGGCCTGCGGAAAGAGCAGTTTCATCGTGTCAAGAATAAGTAAACACCTATTGAGCCAGATGGACACTTTAGAGTCCTTCCTTGATGTCAGGTTCGGCGTAGAGAGGAAGAGCGACGGGTATCACTTCTCGGTATCATCAGAGGGATATCCCTGA